The proteins below are encoded in one region of Thermoanaerobaculia bacterium:
- a CDS encoding DMT family transporter yields the protein MKADSELPVFSALIAAQLFLGVFPVIGKIALATIPPLPFAFFRVGGASILLWLLSLLRPREPIAREDRGRFWLLSFLGVSVNQIFFITGLSLSTAINAAILMTTIPLLTLGFAILAGRESAALRKIAGCALALGGALVLVGAGRFDWRSDLFLGDVLLMTNAACYSLYLVLSRDLLRKYSAATFIRVTFLMGAAPVLVFAAVPIARMRFSRVTETAWLCLAAVIVFASVAAYMLNAWALARTHASRVAIFVTLQPVVATALAIVWLGELPNAKTGVAAGLIAVGLVVSRPPMVRQLD from the coding sequence GTGAAGGCCGACTCGGAGCTCCCGGTCTTTTCGGCGCTCATCGCCGCCCAGCTCTTCCTCGGCGTCTTCCCGGTCATCGGAAAGATCGCCCTCGCGACGATTCCGCCCCTCCCGTTCGCTTTTTTCCGCGTCGGCGGCGCGTCGATCCTGCTGTGGCTTCTCTCCCTCCTGCGGCCGAGGGAGCCGATCGCGCGCGAGGACCGCGGCCGCTTCTGGCTGCTGTCGTTCCTCGGCGTGTCGGTCAACCAGATCTTCTTCATCACGGGGCTGTCGCTCTCGACCGCGATCAACGCCGCGATCCTGATGACGACGATTCCCCTGCTGACGCTCGGCTTCGCGATCCTGGCCGGACGGGAGTCGGCGGCGTTGCGCAAGATCGCCGGATGCGCGCTCGCGCTCGGCGGCGCCCTCGTCCTCGTCGGCGCGGGACGCTTCGACTGGCGGAGCGACCTCTTCCTCGGCGACGTGCTCCTGATGACCAACGCCGCCTGCTACTCGCTCTACCTGGTGCTCTCGCGCGACCTCCTGCGGAAATACTCGGCGGCGACGTTCATCCGGGTCACGTTCCTGATGGGCGCGGCGCCGGTCCTCGTCTTCGCCGCGGTGCCGATCGCGCGCATGCGATTCTCGCGGGTGACGGAGACGGCGTGGCTGTGCCTCGCCGCGGTGATCGTGTTCGCCTCGGTCGCCGCCTACATGTTGAACGCCTGGGCGCTCGCTCGGACGCACGCCTCCCGTGTGGCCATCTTCGTGACGCTGCAGCCCGTCGTCGCGACGGCGCTCGCGATCGTCTGGCTGGGCGAGCTGCCCAACGCGAAGACCGGTGTGGCGGCCGGATTGATCGCGGTGGGGCTCGTGGTCTCGCGCCCGCCCATGGTCCGCCAGCTCGATTAG
- a CDS encoding MBL fold metallo-hydrolase produces the protein MKRLLLLLACGALASAASAAPAVLTVTLLGTGNPRPAVRGGPAILVEGGGRAVLFDAGRGAEEKLFALGLAPKVEVLYLTHLHSDHTVGIPDVWLTGWLFGRSLPLRVFGPAGTGALCRGLERAFSFDVHVRRDVDEKLPAAGAVLDAHEIGDGSVTTEGPLRVTAFSVDHGPVRPALGYRIDAGRHSVVLSGDTRPNDNLVKFARGTDVLVHEVIAPDAERGGAAASFSREQRERIIAHHSTPEQAGEIFSRVKPKLAVYSHIVPSFATAADLVAPTRKTYSGPLEVGEDGMVIEIGDAVRVIPPRK, from the coding sequence TTGAAACGCCTCCTCCTCCTTCTGGCGTGCGGCGCTCTCGCGTCGGCCGCGTCGGCCGCTCCGGCCGTCCTGACCGTCACGTTGCTCGGAACCGGCAACCCGCGCCCGGCGGTGCGCGGCGGTCCCGCGATCCTCGTCGAGGGAGGCGGCCGCGCCGTCCTGTTCGACGCCGGGCGCGGCGCCGAGGAGAAGCTCTTCGCGCTCGGCCTCGCGCCGAAGGTCGAGGTCCTCTATCTGACGCACCTCCATTCCGACCACACGGTCGGGATTCCCGACGTCTGGCTGACGGGCTGGCTTTTCGGGAGGTCCCTGCCGCTCCGGGTCTTCGGTCCGGCGGGGACGGGTGCGCTCTGCCGCGGGCTCGAGCGCGCCTTCTCGTTCGACGTCCACGTGCGGCGCGACGTCGACGAGAAGCTCCCCGCCGCCGGCGCCGTGCTCGACGCGCACGAGATCGGCGACGGCTCCGTCACGACGGAGGGCCCGCTTCGCGTCACGGCGTTCTCGGTCGATCACGGCCCGGTGCGCCCGGCGCTCGGCTACCGGATCGACGCCGGCCGGCATTCGGTCGTGCTCTCGGGCGACACGCGCCCCAACGACAATCTCGTGAAGTTCGCGCGCGGGACCGACGTCCTCGTTCACGAAGTGATCGCCCCCGACGCCGAGCGGGGCGGCGCCGCGGCGTCGTTCTCGCGTGAGCAGCGCGAGAGGATCATCGCCCATCACTCCACTCCCGAGCAGGCGGGAGAGATCTTTTCCCGGGTGAAGCCGAAGCTCGCCGTCTACTCCCACATCGTCCCGTCCTTTGCGACCGCCGCCGACCTCGTCGCTCCCACGCGGAAGACCTATTCGGGGCCGCTGGAGGTGGGGGAGGACGGGATGGTGATCGAGATCGGCGACGCGGTGCGGGTGATCCCGCCGAGGAAGTAG
- a CDS encoding PHB depolymerase family esterase, producing the protein MSRSARIAPLSAAVALVAAAAAAAVRVPDPVPMSWTIDGVPRRALVYPPAVGGGRPAPLVFAFHGHGGNAREAARSMEIQDSWPQAVVAYLQGLPTATAIDPKGRFPGWQRTAGEDGDRDLKFFDAALSTIGERWKVDPDRVYAAGFSNGAIFTYLLWAERAPVFAGFAACAGKIWPPTAPAVPKPLVVIAGERDRILPIAQQRGAIETACRVDGCSKKTRRCGPMCRAFRSSRRAPVEVWIHPGGHVFPPWAGPAVVRFFRNHPRSPRP; encoded by the coding sequence GTGAGCCGGAGCGCGCGGATCGCGCCCCTGTCCGCGGCGGTCGCGCTCGTCGCCGCGGCCGCCGCGGCCGCCGTCCGGGTTCCCGACCCCGTCCCGATGAGCTGGACGATCGACGGAGTCCCCCGCCGGGCCCTCGTCTATCCGCCGGCCGTCGGCGGCGGACGTCCCGCTCCGCTCGTGTTCGCCTTCCACGGGCACGGCGGCAACGCGCGCGAGGCCGCGCGCTCGATGGAGATCCAGGACTCGTGGCCGCAAGCGGTGGTCGCCTACCTGCAGGGGCTCCCGACGGCGACCGCGATCGACCCGAAGGGGCGATTCCCGGGGTGGCAGCGGACCGCCGGCGAGGACGGCGACCGCGATCTGAAGTTCTTCGACGCCGCGCTGTCGACGATCGGCGAACGCTGGAAGGTCGATCCCGATCGCGTCTACGCCGCCGGATTCTCCAACGGCGCGATCTTCACCTACCTGCTCTGGGCCGAGCGCGCGCCGGTGTTCGCCGGGTTCGCGGCCTGCGCCGGCAAGATCTGGCCCCCCACCGCCCCGGCCGTCCCGAAGCCGCTCGTGGTGATCGCGGGGGAGCGCGACCGGATCCTCCCGATCGCGCAACAGCGGGGAGCGATCGAGACGGCCTGCCGGGTCGACGGCTGCTCGAAGAAGACGCGCCGGTGCGGACCGATGTGCCGGGCGTTCCGCTCCTCCCGCCGCGCGCCGGTCGAAGTCTGGATCCACCCGGGCGGGCACGTCTTTCCGCCGTGGGCCGGGCCGGCGGTCGTCCGCTTCTTCCGGAATCACCCGCGCTCGCCGCGCCCCTGA
- a CDS encoding aminotransferase class IV — protein MKAPRITLPVDAPALARGVGFFETLWVLDRRPVFFEAHLARLRTSCAALGVPGPRPSRVRDASKAALRGARRGEEYGMRWSYLAVGHDLDRPRSWRFFAMLFPVPREILRKRRGVRAVLLPRGWERTTPRWKTIDYRASIAGARLARGRAAEEGIFLDEHGRVREGTASNVFLLSGRRAATAPVSASLLPGVVRSWVLENAPRVGLAIEERSFPAVRLRRGGFFTSSLTGIAPIESLDGVKCAPPPPILAELRALYRRTAEEAEFR, from the coding sequence GTGAAGGCTCCGCGCATCACGCTCCCGGTCGACGCGCCGGCGCTCGCGCGGGGCGTCGGTTTCTTCGAGACGCTCTGGGTCCTCGACCGGCGGCCCGTCTTCTTCGAGGCGCACCTCGCCCGGCTGCGGACGTCGTGCGCCGCGCTCGGCGTTCCCGGGCCGCGCCCCTCGAGGGTTCGCGACGCCTCGAAGGCGGCGCTCCGCGGCGCGCGCCGCGGCGAGGAATACGGCATGCGGTGGTCGTATCTGGCGGTCGGCCACGACCTCGACCGGCCCCGGTCGTGGCGCTTCTTCGCCATGCTCTTCCCGGTTCCGCGGGAGATCCTCCGGAAACGCCGCGGTGTTCGGGCGGTGCTCCTGCCCCGCGGCTGGGAGCGGACGACGCCGCGGTGGAAGACGATCGACTACCGCGCGTCGATCGCCGGCGCGCGTCTCGCGCGCGGGCGGGCGGCCGAGGAAGGAATCTTCCTGGACGAGCACGGCCGTGTGCGCGAGGGGACCGCGAGCAACGTGTTCCTCCTCTCCGGGCGCCGGGCAGCGACCGCGCCGGTCTCGGCCTCGCTCCTGCCCGGCGTCGTCCGCTCGTGGGTGCTCGAGAACGCTCCGCGCGTCGGTCTCGCGATCGAGGAACGGTCCTTCCCGGCGGTCCGCCTTCGCCGCGGCGGCTTCTTCACGTCGAGCCTCACGGGAATCGCGCCGATCGAATCGCTCGACGGGGTGAAATGCGCGCCTCCGCCTCCGATTCTCGCCGAGCTGCGCGCGCTCTACCGGCGCACGGCCGAGGAAGCCGAATTCCGTTGA
- a CDS encoding heparan-alpha-glucosaminide N-acetyltransferase domain-containing protein: MLGETAISVGGAPRTAPARRRIDSVDVLRGLAMIVMALDHARDFFANARFDPLDLSRTTPPLYFTRWITHFCAPVFVFLAGTGARLSLSRGRSPRTLSRFLWTRGLWLVIVEVTLVSFGWSFDPGLHVIVLQVIWAIGWSMVFLALLVRFSPAVAGTIGIAMIAGHNLLDGVRPDAFGPAAWVWNVLHVPSWTPIAQADGHAFMLVYPLIPWAGVMAAGYALGAVYDWEPARRKRFLWRCGAALSLLFVALRWTNAYGDPRPWTPQKNALFTVMSFVNCEKYPPSLLYLLMTLGPSIALLAWLERPARTAASKAVVYGRVPFFYYVIHIPLLHAMAVAAFLFTYGGAALKDGPGHPPPPDFGYGLPAVYLAWAAGVAILYVPCRWFAELKARRRDPWLSYL, translated from the coding sequence ATGCTCGGCGAAACGGCGATCTCCGTCGGGGGAGCCCCCCGGACGGCGCCGGCGCGGCGCCGGATCGATTCCGTCGACGTCCTGCGGGGGCTCGCGATGATCGTGATGGCGCTCGACCACGCGCGCGACTTCTTCGCCAACGCGCGATTCGACCCGCTCGACCTCTCGCGCACGACGCCGCCGCTCTACTTCACCCGCTGGATCACGCATTTCTGCGCCCCCGTGTTCGTGTTCCTCGCGGGGACCGGTGCGCGCCTTTCCCTCTCCCGCGGCCGCTCTCCGCGCACGCTCTCGCGTTTTCTCTGGACGCGCGGGCTCTGGCTCGTCATCGTCGAGGTCACGCTCGTCTCGTTCGGATGGTCGTTCGACCCCGGCCTGCACGTCATCGTGCTCCAGGTGATCTGGGCGATCGGCTGGTCGATGGTGTTCCTCGCCCTGCTCGTCCGGTTTTCTCCCGCGGTCGCGGGAACGATCGGGATCGCGATGATCGCGGGGCACAATCTCCTCGACGGCGTGCGCCCCGACGCCTTCGGCCCGGCCGCGTGGGTCTGGAACGTCCTTCACGTCCCCTCGTGGACCCCCATCGCGCAGGCGGACGGCCACGCGTTCATGCTGGTCTATCCGCTGATCCCATGGGCGGGGGTCATGGCGGCCGGCTACGCGCTCGGCGCCGTCTACGACTGGGAGCCCGCGCGGCGGAAGCGATTCCTCTGGCGCTGCGGCGCCGCGCTCTCGCTCCTCTTCGTCGCGCTGCGCTGGACGAACGCGTACGGCGATCCCCGCCCCTGGACGCCGCAGAAGAACGCGCTCTTCACGGTGATGTCGTTCGTCAACTGCGAGAAGTATCCGCCGTCGCTCCTGTACCTCCTGATGACGCTCGGCCCGTCGATCGCGCTGCTCGCGTGGCTCGAGCGTCCGGCCCGGACGGCGGCCTCGAAGGCGGTGGTCTACGGACGCGTGCCGTTCTTCTACTACGTCATTCACATCCCGCTCCTGCACGCGATGGCCGTCGCCGCGTTCCTCTTCACGTACGGCGGCGCCGCGCTGAAGGACGGCCCGGGCCATCCACCGCCCCCCGATTTCGGCTACGGTCTTCCCGCGGTCTATCTCGCGTGGGCCGCCGGTGTCGCGATCCTGTACGTGCCGTGCCGCTGGTTCGCCGAGCTCAAGGCGCGCCGGCGCGACCCGTGGCTGAGCTACCTGTGA
- a CDS encoding molybdopterin-dependent oxidoreductase, translating into MQVLPSACPLDCPDACSLEVGVEGGRVVSVGGGRANPVTEGYICAKVRRFPERLYGPDRLRRPGIRAGAKGAGEFHDVSWDEAFDAVARRLLEARDDFGGESILPYSYGGSNGYLSQDTTDERLFRRLGASRLARTICAAPTRRAAEGLYGKMPGVSYEDYAEARLIVVWGANPSVTGIHLVPKIYEAQKRGARLVVVDPRSTPLARRADLHLAVRPGADLPVALSLIHWLFETGRADEGFLARHATGVGGLRAAARVWTLDQAAAAAGVSAADLERLALWYAEISPAVIRCGWGLERNRNGGSAAAAIMALPAVAGKFGVRGGGYTMSNSPAWKFDSAAAEGAPETGTRIVNMNRLGEALAPETAPPVKVLFVYNSNALATAPLQEKVREGLLRDDLFTVVFDQVMTDTARHADVVLPATAFLEHREMSRGYGAYVLHDARPVARPEGEARPNVDVFAELCRRTGVARSGDLESAEEIGAAILAQSPRAEEIRRCLDSTGAAFPDSGARPVQFVDVFPRTPDGKIRLFPEALDRESPAGLYAFRELPDDARHPLALISPASDRMISSTLGELDRDPAALEIHPEDAGRRGLGSGDPVRVFNGLGEVLTFARVTAEVRPGVVRLPKGLWARHTRNGRGANALCPDTLTDLGGGACFNDARVEVERSASPE; encoded by the coding sequence GTGCAAGTCCTGCCCAGCGCGTGCCCGCTCGACTGCCCCGACGCGTGCAGCCTCGAGGTCGGTGTCGAGGGCGGGCGTGTCGTCTCCGTCGGAGGAGGCCGAGCCAACCCGGTGACGGAGGGGTACATCTGCGCCAAGGTCCGGCGATTTCCGGAACGCCTCTACGGGCCGGACCGCCTGCGGCGGCCGGGCATTCGCGCCGGAGCGAAAGGCGCCGGCGAATTTCACGACGTTTCGTGGGACGAGGCGTTCGACGCCGTCGCCCGTCGGCTCCTCGAGGCCCGCGACGACTTCGGCGGCGAGTCGATCCTTCCCTACTCTTACGGCGGCTCGAACGGTTATCTTTCCCAGGACACGACCGACGAGCGGCTCTTCCGGCGCCTCGGTGCGTCGCGCCTGGCGCGCACGATCTGCGCCGCTCCGACTCGGCGCGCCGCGGAGGGCCTCTACGGAAAGATGCCGGGGGTCTCGTACGAGGACTACGCGGAAGCCCGGCTCATCGTGGTCTGGGGCGCCAACCCTTCCGTCACCGGGATCCATCTCGTGCCGAAGATCTACGAGGCGCAGAAGCGCGGCGCCCGCCTCGTCGTCGTCGACCCCCGCTCGACGCCGCTCGCCCGGCGCGCCGATCTGCACCTCGCGGTCCGGCCGGGGGCGGACCTGCCCGTGGCGCTCTCGCTCATCCACTGGCTCTTCGAGACCGGCCGCGCGGACGAGGGTTTCCTCGCGCGCCATGCGACCGGGGTCGGGGGCCTGCGCGCGGCGGCACGGGTCTGGACGCTCGATCAAGCCGCGGCGGCTGCCGGGGTTTCCGCCGCGGATCTCGAGCGGCTCGCGCTCTGGTACGCCGAAATCTCTCCGGCGGTGATCCGGTGCGGATGGGGCCTCGAGCGCAACCGCAACGGCGGCTCCGCCGCGGCCGCGATCATGGCCCTGCCGGCCGTCGCCGGGAAGTTCGGCGTCCGCGGCGGCGGCTACACGATGAGCAACTCGCCCGCCTGGAAATTCGACTCCGCCGCCGCGGAGGGGGCGCCCGAGACGGGGACGCGCATCGTCAACATGAACCGGCTCGGCGAGGCCCTCGCTCCCGAGACCGCGCCGCCCGTGAAGGTCCTTTTCGTCTACAACTCCAACGCGCTCGCGACGGCGCCGCTCCAGGAGAAGGTCCGGGAAGGGCTCCTCCGCGACGACCTCTTCACCGTCGTCTTCGATCAGGTGATGACCGATACCGCCCGGCACGCGGACGTCGTGCTGCCGGCAACGGCGTTCCTCGAGCACCGCGAGATGTCGCGCGGCTACGGGGCGTACGTCCTCCACGACGCGCGCCCGGTCGCGCGGCCGGAAGGGGAGGCTCGGCCGAATGTCGACGTCTTCGCGGAGCTCTGCCGGAGAACGGGCGTCGCCCGCTCCGGCGATCTCGAGAGCGCCGAGGAGATCGGCGCCGCGATCCTGGCCCAGAGCCCGCGCGCGGAGGAGATCCGCCGTTGCCTCGATTCCACCGGCGCCGCCTTCCCCGATTCCGGCGCGCGGCCGGTCCAGTTCGTGGACGTGTTCCCGCGGACGCCGGACGGGAAAATCCGCCTTTTTCCCGAGGCGCTCGACCGCGAGTCGCCGGCGGGCCTCTACGCCTTCCGGGAGCTGCCGGACGACGCGCGTCACCCGCTCGCGCTCATCTCCCCCGCGTCGGATCGGATGATCAGCTCGACGCTGGGAGAGCTCGACCGGGACCCCGCCGCGCTCGAGATCCATCCGGAGGACGCCGGCCGCCGCGGTCTCGGCTCCGGCGACCCCGTCCGCGTCTTCAACGGGCTCGGCGAGGTCCTCACGTTCGCGCGCGTGACCGCCGAGGTCCGCCCGGGCGTCGTGCGGCTGCCGAAGGGGCTCTGGGCGCGCCACACGCGCAACGGCCGCGGCGCCAACGCCCTCTGCCCCGACACGCTGACGGATCTCGGCGGCGGCGCCTGCTTCAACGACGCGCGCGTCGAGGTGGAGCGCAGCGCCTCTCCCGAATGA